In Elusimicrobiota bacterium, one DNA window encodes the following:
- a CDS encoding DUF3192 domain-containing protein gives MFKLSGLVLAFLVCTGCIDAAIRKHDQVSSAIQLGSSKEEVLSILEPIQQTLSRKARKMPDRYLKDGKEYFIYYARSARQPDDLTTDDEFTPYVFVDGKLTGIGWAALGGPRTQGQAPAQINVQQKMEIR, from the coding sequence ATGTTCAAACTGTCAGGACTTGTTCTTGCTTTTCTTGTTTGCACCGGCTGCATTGACGCTGCAATCCGTAAGCACGATCAAGTTTCATCTGCGATACAGCTGGGATCATCAAAAGAAGAAGTTTTGTCTATCCTTGAACCTATCCAACAAACCCTATCCAGAAAAGCACGTAAAATGCCTGACCGTTATCTCAAGGATGGGAAAGAATATTTCATCTATTATGCCCGTTCTGCCAGACAACCTGATGATTTAACTACAGACGATGAATTTACACCTTACGTTTTTGTCGATGGTAAGCTTACAGGAATAGGATGGGCTGCACTCGGTGGCCCCAGAACTCAAGGTCAAGCGCCTGCACAAATCAATGTCCAGCAGAAGATGGAGATTAGGTAG
- a CDS encoding DUF4145 domain-containing protein: MIIECQDCESKVDGKVLAEKKFDVEGELPYRYSFLECPVCHSVMVGVSELFQVTLEDYEWSIASRVWPNPHRDIDLSVPDIARRSLVNARKCFLAKVYDACAVMCGKTMEAICVEKSGERNLNQGLKLLLEKQVIDRRLYDWAEVLRKERNLGAHATEVETSKEDAKDLLDFATAMCEYIYVLTDKYKTFVERKTKKTNNISLAQQGNQAEAVTGGS; encoded by the coding sequence ATGATAATCGAGTGCCAGGATTGTGAATCGAAGGTTGACGGGAAAGTTCTTGCGGAAAAGAAGTTTGATGTAGAGGGTGAACTCCCATATCGCTATTCTTTCCTTGAATGTCCCGTTTGCCATTCTGTAATGGTTGGTGTTTCGGAATTGTTTCAGGTTACATTAGAGGATTATGAGTGGAGCATTGCGTCCAGGGTCTGGCCAAACCCTCACCGCGATATTGATCTCTCAGTTCCTGACATTGCTCGACGTTCACTTGTGAATGCTCGCAAGTGTTTCCTTGCGAAGGTTTACGATGCCTGTGCCGTAATGTGCGGAAAAACCATGGAGGCGATTTGCGTTGAGAAATCGGGGGAACGGAATTTGAATCAGGGTTTGAAATTGCTGTTAGAAAAGCAAGTTATCGATCGGAGGCTCTATGATTGGGCAGAGGTCTTGAGAAAAGAAAGGAATCTCGGTGCTCATGCCACGGAAGTAGAGACATCCAAGGAAGATGCTAAGGATCTTCTTGACTTCGCTACCGCGATGTGTGAATACATTTATGTTTTAACTGACAAGTACAAAACGTTCGTCGAGCGCAAAACAAAAAAGACCAACAACATTTCGCTTGCCCAACAAGGCAATCAAGCCGAGGCAGTCACGGGTGGCTCGTAG
- a CDS encoding transposase, with protein sequence MKRREWEPKKAMIVLQGLRGKAIADLCSEHQISQAQYYQWRAFWPIPTASLTNTPTRNSFDSRRERPAQHMIGSSRWS encoded by the coding sequence ATGAAACGAAGAGAATGGGAACCGAAGAAAGCCATGATCGTCCTCCAAGGACTACGCGGTAAAGCCATCGCGGACCTGTGTAGCGAACACCAAATCAGCCAGGCCCAGTATTACCAGTGGCGTGCTTTTTGGCCAATACCGACCGCATCTTTGACAAACACCCCGACAAGAAACAGTTTCGACTCCAGGAGGGAACGCCCGGCTCAACACATGATCGGGAGCTCACGATGGAGTTAA
- a CDS encoding RDD family protein: MTDSELASPNEKNALASFGERLLAVIADNFLVVLIPAAILIAVYIGITSATLAQIKAGQSPGYKYFILIDVIYFMSVPAFYYALFWSKSGMTPGKRLAGVKVVRLNGERLTYPRALARAYSMLLYRIPVFQVPLLIVSAVMIGFEKNKRALHDMIAETIVVKNNVFGGAQPGAQADRATGRPGGLP; encoded by the coding sequence ATGACTGACAGTGAACTAGCCAGCCCTAATGAAAAGAATGCGTTAGCCTCCTTTGGAGAAAGGCTGCTTGCCGTCATTGCTGACAATTTCCTCGTTGTCCTCATCCCTGCCGCAATTCTCATTGCAGTCTACATCGGTATTACGAGTGCCACTCTCGCTCAAATAAAGGCTGGTCAATCCCCGGGGTATAAATATTTCATCCTGATTGACGTGATCTATTTCATGTCTGTCCCTGCCTTCTATTACGCACTTTTTTGGAGTAAATCGGGCATGACACCCGGAAAGCGCCTGGCCGGAGTAAAGGTGGTCCGCCTTAATGGCGAAAGATTAACTTACCCTCGGGCTCTTGCCCGGGCCTATTCGATGCTTCTTTATCGGATCCCCGTATTCCAAGTTCCTCTTCTGATTGTTTCCGCCGTGATGATCGGCTTTGAAAAAAATAAGCGGGCCCTACATGACATGATTGCCGAAACCATTGTTGTAAAAAACAATGTTTTCGGTGGCGCCCAACCCGGCGCTCAAGCCGACCGAGCCACGGGCAGGCCCGGCGGCTTACCTTAG
- a CDS encoding CPBP family intramembrane metalloprotease yields MLNHKIRLSLIITASYMAIRALIYFLYPVSSLDDWFYRDILMCGPRLLGLFLAVWLFRSEPEGDISRSGWAYLYAVLLLISHLPDFLQKGWEPWPIHMVYVGIATSLVVGLFEEYLFRGALLSGLVRQLPLPWAIVISSLIFTVYHVQAQSLIGWPGIFLVGIVFANLRVLGFGLLSLSILHGLIDWGYFLVAPESGVSFAFLIAAGILAVLSLSHVLLTRKRGA; encoded by the coding sequence ATGCTGAATCATAAAATCAGACTATCGCTAATCATTACCGCCTCCTATATGGCGATAAGAGCTCTGATTTATTTTCTATACCCAGTAAGCTCTTTGGATGACTGGTTCTACCGCGACATTCTTATGTGCGGGCCCAGACTTTTGGGCCTATTTCTTGCTGTTTGGCTTTTTCGTTCTGAGCCAGAGGGAGATATTTCACGTTCAGGATGGGCATACCTGTACGCCGTCCTATTGTTAATTTCCCATCTGCCCGATTTCCTTCAGAAAGGCTGGGAACCCTGGCCGATCCACATGGTCTATGTAGGAATAGCAACCTCGTTGGTTGTTGGCCTTTTCGAAGAGTATCTCTTTCGTGGTGCTCTTCTGTCGGGATTAGTCCGCCAGTTGCCGTTGCCATGGGCCATTGTTATTTCATCGTTAATCTTTACTGTTTATCATGTTCAGGCTCAGTCACTGATTGGGTGGCCAGGGATTTTTCTCGTCGGTATCGTTTTCGCAAATTTGCGCGTACTTGGTTTTGGCCTGCTGAGCCTTTCTATTCTCCACGGGCTAATAGACTGGGGTTATTTCCTCGTGGCCCCGGAGAGCGGTGTCAGTTTTGCGTTCCTTATTGCTGCGGGTATCCTAGCCGTTCTATCGCTCAGCCATGTTTTGCTTACTCGCAAGCGGGGGGCATAA
- a CDS encoding BrnT family toxin has product MKFFSWDPDKNEWLKVHRGVSFEEVVFHIEKDGLLAIAEHHNKAKYPTQQLFVVNIDGYAFLVPFVENEHEIFLKTIIPSRKATRDYLGGEPHV; this is encoded by the coding sequence ATGAAGTTCTTCTCCTGGGATCCCGACAAAAATGAATGGCTGAAGGTTCACCGCGGAGTTTCCTTTGAAGAAGTCGTTTTTCATATTGAAAAAGATGGGTTATTGGCTATTGCTGAACACCACAACAAAGCAAAATATCCAACCCAACAGCTTTTTGTCGTCAATATCGATGGATATGCTTTTCTCGTGCCCTTCGTTGAAAATGAGCACGAGATATTTCTTAAAACGATTATCCCAAGCCGGAAAGCGACCCGAGACTATTTAGGAGGCGAACCACATGTCTAA
- a CDS encoding antitoxin: protein MSKLEKEEQDILRSYEAGEWTPLGKKADLGRYQKYARATFQKDRRVNIRISSKDLAGAQKKAMEEGIPYQTLISSVIHKYVAGVLVSKRA from the coding sequence ATGTCTAAATTGGAAAAAGAGGAACAGGACATCCTTAGGTCTTACGAAGCAGGGGAATGGACGCCCCTCGGGAAGAAGGCCGATCTTGGACGTTACCAAAAGTACGCTCGGGCTACTTTTCAAAAGGATAGGCGGGTCAACATCAGAATTTCCTCCAAGGACCTGGCGGGCGCCCAAAAGAAGGCGATGGAGGAAGGGATTCCTTATCAAACCCTTATCTCCAGCGTTATTCATAAATATGTTGCAGGAGTTTTGGTTTCAAAGCGGGCCTAA
- a CDS encoding signal peptidase I codes for METLKLFLLPLAIYLVGAGIFWKLFLKAGRSGASALIPIYNLFVGLKLSGCPGWWVILMFIPYLNFIFMAIWTFKLAKSFGKGDDYALLCIFFGFVLIPVIAFGNSVYAGPSGRAQQGAEPDAGTGRKLTP; via the coding sequence ATGGAAACCCTTAAATTATTTTTGTTACCACTCGCCATTTATCTGGTTGGTGCAGGAATTTTCTGGAAACTTTTTTTAAAGGCAGGGCGTTCTGGTGCTTCGGCTCTTATCCCGATCTATAACCTATTCGTTGGATTGAAATTGTCTGGGTGTCCCGGCTGGTGGGTTATCTTAATGTTCATCCCCTACTTGAATTTTATCTTTATGGCCATATGGACATTTAAACTTGCTAAGAGTTTCGGGAAGGGTGATGACTATGCTCTTCTATGTATTTTTTTTGGTTTTGTTCTAATCCCCGTTATTGCATTTGGTAATTCTGTGTATGCCGGTCCGTCAGGCCGTGCCCAACAAGGCGCTGAACCCGACGCGGGCACGGGTCGCAAGTTGACGCCATGA